The Microbacterium paraoxydans genome includes a window with the following:
- a CDS encoding LacI family DNA-binding transcriptional regulator: MTPSATPAEPPAARRPRHARGPAPTLHDVALEAGVSLATASRVLNGSERKVAAPFRERVEAAAEALGYTANVSAQATARGRSPVIALLVADIADPYFGLIASGVARGADEQGLVVTVAITERDPAREARIVRALRGQRPQGLILAASRTQEEGQAETARELAEFTRLGGRVVAFGADGDGDRRVEIDNRAGAAALGRRMAELGYRSAVLVGAAEGVRTSDDRLAGFRAGFAEGGGEVAQTVRGDFRRESGAAAMTEALATGVPAGTVVFGISDVVAIGAMAAIRAAGREVGTDIAVCGFDDVPSSRDVTPALTTVCVPLSDAGYQAFRAIVDEDWQQPTLPLEVVVRASTPGLRA; encoded by the coding sequence ATGACCCCGTCCGCCACACCGGCAGAGCCGCCGGCCGCGCGTCGCCCCCGTCACGCCCGGGGACCGGCACCCACGCTGCACGACGTCGCACTCGAGGCCGGAGTGTCCCTGGCGACCGCCTCCCGCGTGCTCAACGGTTCCGAACGCAAGGTCGCGGCGCCCTTCCGGGAGCGGGTGGAGGCCGCCGCCGAAGCCCTCGGCTACACGGCCAACGTCTCCGCGCAGGCGACCGCCCGCGGACGCTCACCGGTGATCGCGCTCCTCGTCGCGGACATCGCCGACCCCTACTTCGGCCTCATCGCCTCGGGCGTCGCCCGGGGTGCCGACGAGCAGGGGCTCGTCGTGACCGTGGCGATCACCGAGCGCGACCCGGCGCGGGAGGCGCGCATCGTCCGGGCGCTGCGCGGACAGCGTCCGCAGGGCCTCATCCTCGCCGCCTCGCGGACGCAGGAGGAGGGGCAGGCCGAGACCGCTCGCGAGCTCGCCGAGTTCACCCGGCTCGGCGGCCGCGTCGTCGCGTTCGGCGCGGACGGCGACGGCGACCGCCGGGTGGAGATCGACAACCGGGCCGGGGCCGCCGCGCTCGGCCGTCGCATGGCAGAACTCGGATACCGCTCGGCGGTACTCGTCGGGGCGGCGGAGGGCGTGCGCACCTCGGACGACCGGCTGGCGGGATTCCGGGCCGGATTCGCGGAGGGCGGCGGAGAGGTCGCGCAGACCGTCCGCGGTGACTTCCGTCGGGAGTCCGGGGCGGCGGCGATGACCGAGGCCCTCGCCACCGGTGTCCCCGCGGGCACCGTCGTGTTCGGCATCAGCGACGTCGTCGCGATCGGCGCGATGGCGGCCATCCGCGCAGCAGGCCGTGAGGTCGGCACGGACATCGCGGTCTGCGGCTTCGACGACGTGCCCTCGAGTCGCGACGTCACCCCGGCCCTCACCACGGTCTGCGTGCCGCTGAGCGATGCCGGGTACCAGGCCTTCCGCGCAATCGT
- a CDS encoding sugar phosphate isomerase/epimerase family protein: protein MTGIRAGLCSVTFRALPPERIVALAAAAGLDVIEWGGDVHVPPGDVDRAAEVARMTTDAGLAVASYGSYFRAGPEESLTAVLDSAAALGADRVRVWAGEHGSAEVSAPERARVVTRLRAAAVEAASRGIGLALEFHGGTLADTAPATLELLHEVDHPMLSTYWQPTVGAPVPVALEEFRRLVPRVSAAHVFSWWPRTERHPLRSRSALWTRFFADAAASAHPPRDALLEFVPDDAPELLAGEAAALLGFLGRQP, encoded by the coding sequence CACCGGAGAGGATCGTCGCGCTCGCGGCCGCCGCGGGTCTCGACGTGATCGAGTGGGGCGGAGACGTGCATGTGCCGCCGGGGGATGTCGACCGCGCGGCGGAGGTCGCGCGGATGACCACGGATGCCGGGCTCGCCGTCGCGTCCTACGGGTCGTACTTCCGCGCCGGTCCGGAGGAGTCGCTCACCGCGGTCCTCGACAGTGCTGCGGCCCTGGGTGCTGATCGGGTACGGGTGTGGGCCGGTGAACACGGCTCGGCGGAGGTCTCCGCGCCCGAGCGTGCCCGCGTCGTGACCCGGCTCCGCGCGGCGGCGGTCGAGGCGGCCTCCCGGGGCATCGGGCTCGCCCTGGAGTTCCACGGCGGCACGCTCGCCGACACCGCGCCGGCCACCCTCGAGCTGCTGCACGAGGTCGACCACCCGATGCTGTCGACCTACTGGCAGCCCACGGTCGGCGCCCCCGTCCCCGTGGCGCTCGAGGAGTTCCGCCGGCTCGTCCCCCGTGTCTCCGCCGCTCATGTCTTCTCCTGGTGGCCGCGCACCGAGCGCCACCCGCTCCGCTCGCGGTCCGCACTGTGGACCCGGTTCTTCGCGGACGCCGCCGCCTCCGCGCACCCGCCGCGCGACGCGCTGCTGGAGTTCGTGCCCGACGACGCCCCTGAGCTGCTCGCCGGGGAAGCCGCCGCCCTCCTCGGGTTTCTCGGGCGGCAGCCGTGA